Proteins encoded together in one Terriglobus saanensis SP1PR4 window:
- a CDS encoding XdhC family protein, with protein MSLRERREILTLASANQGALITLVRTSGSTYRRPGARLFTTPEGTFAGTISGGCLEDELLRKASWKTKDGAVLEHYSTAFDDTAEIPYGLGCGGEVDLLLEPANTPEAEALLEALRSSLEDELQQIATQLPQNNRPFARIILNANKDVTFASDRLETEEIVAMRTHLLTETPNKDLFLESLEPPQRVILFGAGEDAKPIVRLAHEMGWNTVVVDRRMQYARAERFPQAHTVTGQVEVQPADCVVLMTHSYEEDRRLLTQLLTVKPRYLGLLGARHRSSLLLWEAANAANLTLAEACARTSAPTGLDLGGDGPEAIALSILAEIQSVVHSRDRRPRILTEADILDHLAEAPLRSKCPTP; from the coding sequence ATGAGTCTCCGCGAACGCCGGGAAATCCTCACCCTTGCCAGCGCAAACCAAGGCGCGCTCATCACGCTCGTCCGCACTTCGGGCTCGACTTACCGTCGCCCCGGCGCACGACTTTTCACCACGCCCGAAGGCACCTTCGCGGGCACGATCTCCGGTGGATGCCTGGAAGACGAGCTCCTTCGCAAAGCCTCGTGGAAGACAAAAGATGGTGCCGTTCTGGAGCACTACTCAACGGCCTTCGACGACACGGCAGAGATTCCCTACGGCCTCGGCTGCGGCGGCGAAGTGGACCTTCTGCTGGAACCGGCGAACACACCCGAGGCAGAGGCGCTGCTTGAAGCGCTTCGATCTTCTCTGGAAGACGAGCTCCAGCAGATCGCGACCCAGCTTCCCCAGAATAATCGCCCCTTCGCGCGCATTATCCTGAATGCAAATAAAGACGTCACCTTCGCCAGCGACCGTCTCGAAACCGAAGAGATCGTCGCCATGCGTACGCATCTTCTTACCGAAACGCCGAACAAAGATCTCTTCCTCGAAAGCCTGGAGCCACCACAGCGTGTCATCCTCTTCGGCGCTGGAGAAGACGCCAAACCCATCGTCCGCCTGGCACACGAGATGGGTTGGAACACCGTTGTCGTCGACCGTCGCATGCAGTACGCGCGCGCGGAGCGCTTTCCGCAGGCCCATACCGTGACAGGCCAGGTCGAAGTGCAACCGGCGGACTGTGTCGTTCTGATGACGCACTCCTACGAAGAAGATCGCCGTCTTCTTACCCAGTTGCTTACAGTGAAACCCAGGTACCTTGGTCTTCTTGGCGCAAGACATCGGTCCAGCCTGCTGCTTTGGGAAGCAGCCAACGCCGCGAACCTCACCCTCGCGGAAGCCTGTGCCCGTACCAGCGCCCCCACGGGTCTGGACCTTGGCGGAGATGGTCCTGAAGCCATCGCGCTTTCGATCCTGGCGGAGATTCAGTCCGTGGTCCATTCCCGCGACCGGCGACCGCGCATTCTCACGGAAGCGGACATCCTCGACCATCTTGCGGAAGCACCGCTGCGGAGCAAGTGTCCGACGCCATGA
- a CDS encoding nucleotidyltransferase family protein produces the protein MSNIAAIILAAGSSSRLGEPKQLVEYFGERLLDRALRITQQANVQKIYIVLGANADLIQATCNLSGAIVLLNEDWATGMASSIRTGIAALPVTTQQALILTCDQPAANADHLVALLTIASNHNTSSASTYAGKIGTPAVFAERVFPALLQLEGDVGARTLLQAEDIVTLPLPDGEFDIDTPEDLAAIN, from the coding sequence ATGAGTAACATCGCCGCCATCATCCTTGCAGCAGGATCCTCCTCACGCCTCGGCGAGCCCAAGCAACTCGTGGAATACTTCGGCGAACGCCTTCTCGACCGTGCCCTCCGCATCACACAACAGGCCAACGTTCAGAAGATCTATATCGTCCTCGGCGCGAACGCGGATCTCATCCAGGCAACCTGCAATCTCTCCGGTGCCATCGTCCTTTTGAACGAAGACTGGGCTACCGGCATGGCCAGCTCTATCCGTACCGGCATCGCGGCCTTGCCTGTCACGACGCAGCAGGCCCTCATCCTCACCTGCGATCAACCTGCCGCAAACGCCGATCATCTCGTTGCCCTGCTCACCATCGCCAGCAATCACAACACCAGTTCCGCTTCGACCTATGCAGGCAAGATCGGCACCCCCGCTGTCTTTGCCGAACGCGTCTTTCCCGCTCTGCTTCAGCTCGAAGGCGACGTCGGGGCCCGCACACTGCTGCAGGCCGAAGATATCGTCACCCTTCCGTTGCCCGACGGAGAGTTCGATATCGACACACCGGAAGATCTCGCCGCAATCAACTAA
- a CDS encoding MFS transporter, protein MALALDSKTTVPVRQNLVLGICCMSLLLVGMDVTIVNVALPSIQHDLHASLSGLQWILDAYTLVVASLLMLSGSMSDRFGRRRVFQIGLSLFLAGSLLCSLAHTIHQLVAYRALQGLGASMLNPVALSIIANVFTEPKARGHAVGVWGAVGGMAFALGPLLGGALTQAVGWRSIFWINLPIGIAAVILAAIYVPESKAARARAFDPVGQGLVFLGLTTLTYAVIEGPRAGWGSPLIRGLFAVAAAAFVGFLLYESRHKEPLVNLRFFRSVPFSSATILGVCAFSSFGAFLFLNALYLQQVRGFSAFHTGLCTLPLALAMMVSSPWSGRLVGRYGGRPSLYAAGTGFFLSALLMTQLNPGTPLISLLTAYALFGMGLGMVNSAITNNAVEGMPLAQAGVAAAIASTGRQVGAALGVAIAGTVVNASRTRGSSFTLATHPIWWIMTGCGAVVLFLGWASATAWARKSAEVAAAELIAAG, encoded by the coding sequence ATGGCCCTTGCCCTTGATTCGAAAACCACGGTCCCTGTGCGACAGAATCTCGTGCTGGGGATCTGTTGCATGAGCCTGCTGCTCGTAGGCATGGATGTGACGATCGTCAATGTGGCGTTGCCATCGATTCAGCATGACCTGCATGCGAGCCTTTCGGGACTGCAATGGATTCTCGACGCGTACACGCTGGTGGTCGCGAGTCTGCTCATGCTCTCGGGTTCGATGTCCGATCGATTCGGGCGCAGACGCGTCTTTCAGATTGGGCTGAGCCTGTTTCTGGCGGGGTCGCTGCTTTGCAGCCTGGCGCATACGATCCATCAATTGGTGGCCTATCGTGCCCTGCAGGGTTTGGGCGCTTCCATGCTCAATCCGGTCGCGCTTTCGATCATTGCGAATGTCTTTACGGAACCCAAGGCGCGGGGGCATGCGGTGGGCGTGTGGGGGGCGGTAGGAGGAATGGCGTTTGCGCTGGGACCTCTGCTGGGTGGCGCTTTGACGCAGGCCGTGGGCTGGCGCTCGATCTTCTGGATTAACCTGCCGATTGGAATTGCAGCCGTTATTCTGGCGGCGATCTATGTGCCGGAGTCGAAGGCGGCGCGAGCGCGTGCGTTCGATCCAGTGGGGCAGGGGCTGGTCTTCCTGGGACTGACAACGTTGACGTACGCGGTCATCGAAGGGCCGCGTGCAGGTTGGGGCTCCCCTCTCATACGTGGGCTGTTTGCTGTGGCCGCAGCGGCGTTTGTCGGTTTTCTGCTCTATGAGTCGAGGCACAAAGAACCGCTGGTGAATCTGCGGTTCTTTCGCAGCGTGCCGTTCAGCAGTGCGACGATCCTTGGTGTCTGTGCGTTCTCCTCGTTCGGGGCCTTCCTGTTTCTCAATGCGCTTTATTTGCAGCAGGTGCGTGGGTTCTCGGCGTTCCATACGGGCCTGTGCACACTACCGCTTGCGCTCGCGATGATGGTGTCTTCTCCGTGGAGCGGGCGACTGGTGGGGCGGTATGGGGGGCGGCCCTCGCTCTACGCAGCGGGTACAGGTTTTTTTCTGAGTGCGTTGTTGATGACGCAACTCAACCCTGGTACACCGCTGATTTCGTTGCTGACGGCCTATGCTTTGTTCGGAATGGGGTTGGGGATGGTCAACTCGGCGATCACCAACAATGCGGTGGAAGGAATGCCGTTAGCGCAGGCGGGCGTGGCGGCGGCGATTGCTTCCACCGGGCGGCAGGTAGGCGCAGCCTTGGGTGTGGCCATTGCGGGAACGGTAGTGAACGCGAGCCGTACCAGGGGATCCAGCTTCACGCTGGCGACACATCCGATCTGGTGGATCATGACGGGATGCGGAGCAGTTGTGCTGTTTCTTGGATGGGCCTCCGCGACGGCGTGGGCGCGGAAGAGTGCAGAGGTTGCAGCGGCGGAACTCATCGCCGCTGGTTAG
- a CDS encoding TetR/AcrR family transcriptional regulator, with product MRVPSTSANPRRRPQQNRAEVRRASFLQAAEQLFGTLGYESVTMTAIAEQAQASIGTLYDYFPDKPALALVLITQYMHEAEAHWAKFLQQPPARGKASIADVFIEGILEFARNRPAYLPLFGAPLGFTRTKADREPLRRTIAAALQNLKPGLPADHAFLNAQVIVEIIKGMLGVYRQATPKDREAVVTEFKKVMRLYLTDTLG from the coding sequence ATGAGGGTGCCCTCGACTTCTGCAAATCCAAGACGGCGTCCGCAGCAGAATCGCGCCGAGGTGCGTCGCGCCAGCTTTTTGCAGGCCGCCGAGCAACTCTTCGGCACCCTCGGCTACGAATCCGTCACGATGACCGCCATCGCCGAGCAGGCGCAGGCCTCCATCGGCACCCTCTACGACTACTTCCCGGATAAACCTGCGCTCGCCCTCGTCCTCATCACGCAGTACATGCATGAGGCAGAGGCGCACTGGGCAAAGTTCCTGCAGCAACCACCCGCCCGCGGCAAGGCTTCGATTGCCGACGTCTTCATCGAAGGCATCCTTGAGTTTGCACGTAACCGCCCCGCCTATCTCCCGCTCTTCGGCGCGCCGCTCGGCTTTACCCGCACCAAAGCCGACCGCGAACCTCTACGCAGAACCATCGCCGCCGCACTGCAGAACCTCAAGCCAGGCCTGCCAGCGGACCACGCTTTTCTCAACGCCCAGGTCATCGTCGAAATCATCAAAGGCATGCTTGGCGTCTATCGGCAGGCCACACCCAAAGACAGGGAAGCGGTCGTCACCGAGTTCAAGAAGGTCATGCGCCTCTATCTCACCGACACCCTCGGCTAG
- the crtI gene encoding phytoene desaturase family protein: protein MSTKQVIIIGAGPGGLASAMLLASAGIDVTIVEKRDHTGGRTSTFKQDGFSFDYGPTFFLYPRVLEEIYSVAGRNLREEVPMQQLDPQYRLLFGNKSGGPPSELLATGDQVRMEAAIAAFSPEDAKNFQRFMSDNRSKLERFLPFLESPFMNWRDLAKPEMLKLLPTLAPWRSLDDELKKYFSDERIRLGFSFQSKYLGMSPFRCPGLFSILSFLEYEYGVFHPIGGCGAITRSMTRIAREMGVRILLAEEVTGITFEGRKATGVLTPNHVLTADAVIMNAEFAVAAKQMIPAHLRKRWSDRTIDKKDHSCSTFMMYLGVEGIAENVAHHTIYLAADYKQNLRDIEQNHTLSADPSMYVQNASVTDSTLAPEGHSTLYILAPVTHGCDGVDWKRDTPVFREQVLDQLPALGLRNVRARIRSERIMTPAGWQSEFSLHKGATFSMAHSLRQMLHLRPNNRFEETERLYLAGGGTHPGSGLPVIFESARIATKLLLDDLGVSAKHATLDASKPQIATA from the coding sequence TTGTCCACGAAACAAGTCATTATCATCGGAGCGGGCCCTGGCGGTCTCGCGTCCGCTATGCTTCTCGCCTCTGCCGGAATCGACGTCACTATCGTAGAAAAACGCGACCACACGGGTGGCCGCACCTCCACGTTCAAGCAGGACGGCTTTTCCTTCGATTACGGCCCGACCTTCTTCCTCTATCCGCGCGTTCTGGAAGAGATCTACTCTGTAGCAGGCCGCAACCTGCGTGAAGAAGTGCCCATGCAGCAGCTCGATCCGCAATATCGGCTTCTCTTCGGGAACAAGAGCGGTGGTCCTCCCAGTGAACTACTCGCCACCGGTGATCAAGTGCGGATGGAAGCAGCCATCGCCGCCTTTTCTCCCGAGGATGCCAAAAACTTCCAGCGCTTTATGAGCGACAACCGCTCCAAGCTGGAGCGATTCCTTCCCTTTCTCGAATCGCCTTTCATGAACTGGCGCGATCTGGCGAAGCCCGAGATGCTTAAGCTTCTTCCGACGCTCGCCCCTTGGCGCTCGCTCGACGATGAGCTGAAGAAATACTTCAGCGATGAACGCATCCGCCTCGGCTTTTCCTTCCAGTCGAAGTACCTCGGTATGTCGCCCTTCCGCTGTCCCGGACTCTTCAGCATCCTCTCGTTCCTGGAATACGAGTACGGCGTCTTCCATCCCATCGGCGGCTGCGGAGCCATCACTCGCTCAATGACCCGCATCGCGAGAGAGATGGGCGTCCGCATCCTGCTGGCAGAAGAAGTCACCGGTATCACCTTCGAAGGACGCAAGGCCACAGGCGTCCTTACACCCAATCACGTGCTTACCGCCGACGCCGTCATCATGAACGCAGAATTCGCCGTCGCCGCGAAGCAGATGATCCCCGCGCACCTGCGCAAACGTTGGAGCGACCGCACCATCGACAAGAAGGACCACTCCTGTTCCACCTTTATGATGTATCTCGGCGTGGAAGGCATTGCGGAGAACGTTGCCCACCATACGATCTATCTCGCGGCGGACTACAAGCAAAACCTCCGCGACATCGAGCAGAACCACACCCTTTCTGCAGATCCTTCCATGTACGTGCAGAATGCCAGCGTCACCGACAGCACACTTGCACCCGAGGGCCACAGCACGCTCTACATCCTCGCGCCCGTGACCCACGGTTGCGACGGCGTGGACTGGAAACGCGATACTCCTGTCTTCCGCGAACAAGTCCTGGATCAGCTCCCTGCTCTCGGCCTGCGCAACGTGCGTGCGCGCATTCGCAGCGAACGTATCATGACGCCCGCAGGCTGGCAGAGCGAGTTCTCACTGCACAAAGGCGCGACCTTCAGCATGGCCCACAGCCTGCGCCAGATGCTCCACCTGCGTCCCAACAACCGCTTCGAAGAGACCGAGCGTCTCTATCTCGCTGGCGGCGGAACCCACCCCGGCAGCGGTCTTCCCGTCATCTTCGAATCCGCCCGCATCGCCACAAAGCTTCTTCTCGATGACCTCGGCGTCTCCGCAAAACACGCTACGTTGGACGCATCCAAACCACAGATTGCAACCGCATAG
- a CDS encoding phytoene desaturase family protein, whose amino-acid sequence MPKQNTAIIGSGLAGLSAAVVLAARGHSVSVFEKNPWLGGKAAQLSEAGFRFDMGPTILIQPSVLRRIFSEANRNLEDYLDMVRLDPAWRCFFEDGTVLDLTDSTEEMSATFNQIKPGMGTKYAELLALSEKLHEISNNFFFWKPVGSMIDTLDVKGAFDIKVLKDVMQMRLGKSVSGVIREHISDPNAAQMLDHFVQYVGSSPDNSPAILCAIGHMQTSEGIWYPKGGTRAIPEALIKLGRELGVQYRTSADVSKIDTQEHKVTGLTLTTGEHFVFDAIVSNEDAVRTYRELLPREHGTHFNNKREYEPACSGVVLYLGLNKRYDHLAHHDFVFSRDPHEEFHHIYDLGEPAPDPTCYLASTTGTESETAPHGGDALYVLVHTPYLRPHHNWKEMFPAYRQVILDKLKRTAGLHDIEDRIVFEHALTPQDIHDRYRVLNGAIYGLSSHGLYQGAFKPSNVSREIEGLYLAGGAAHPGPGMPMVMMSGWIAADALDRRHA is encoded by the coding sequence ATGCCAAAGCAAAACACAGCCATCATCGGCTCCGGCCTAGCAGGTCTCTCCGCCGCAGTTGTCCTCGCCGCACGAGGCCACTCCGTCTCGGTCTTCGAAAAGAACCCCTGGCTCGGTGGCAAAGCAGCCCAACTCTCCGAAGCAGGCTTCCGCTTCGACATGGGCCCGACCATCCTCATCCAACCTTCAGTCCTCCGCCGCATCTTCTCCGAAGCCAACCGCAATCTCGAAGACTACCTCGACATGGTCCGCCTCGACCCGGCGTGGCGCTGCTTCTTCGAAGACGGAACTGTCCTCGACCTCACCGACTCCACCGAAGAGATGTCCGCGACATTTAACCAGATCAAGCCCGGCATGGGCACAAAGTACGCCGAGCTCCTAGCACTCTCCGAAAAGCTGCACGAGATCTCCAACAACTTCTTCTTCTGGAAGCCCGTAGGCTCCATGATAGACACGCTTGATGTCAAAGGCGCCTTCGACATCAAGGTTCTCAAAGACGTGATGCAGATGCGCCTCGGCAAATCCGTCTCCGGCGTTATCCGGGAACATATCTCCGACCCCAACGCCGCGCAGATGCTCGATCACTTCGTGCAATACGTCGGTTCTTCACCCGACAACTCACCTGCCATCCTCTGCGCCATCGGCCACATGCAGACCTCCGAGGGCATCTGGTATCCGAAGGGCGGGACACGCGCCATCCCCGAAGCGCTCATCAAACTCGGTCGCGAACTCGGTGTGCAGTACCGTACCAGCGCCGATGTCTCAAAGATCGACACGCAGGAGCACAAGGTCACCGGACTCACGCTCACCACCGGCGAACATTTCGTCTTCGACGCCATCGTGAGTAACGAAGACGCCGTCCGCACCTACCGGGAGCTTCTTCCGCGCGAACACGGCACGCACTTCAACAACAAGCGTGAGTATGAGCCCGCATGCTCCGGCGTAGTTCTCTACCTCGGTCTGAACAAGCGGTACGACCATCTCGCCCATCACGACTTCGTCTTTTCCCGCGATCCACATGAGGAGTTCCATCATATCTACGATCTCGGCGAACCCGCACCGGACCCCACCTGTTATCTCGCCTCCACCACCGGCACGGAGTCAGAGACAGCGCCGCACGGTGGAGACGCGCTCTATGTTCTTGTCCACACGCCCTATCTGCGCCCGCATCACAACTGGAAAGAGATGTTTCCGGCCTACCGCCAGGTGATCCTCGACAAGCTCAAGCGCACCGCAGGCCTGCACGACATCGAAGACCGCATCGTCTTCGAGCATGCCCTCACACCGCAGGATATCCACGACCGCTACCGTGTTCTGAACGGAGCCATCTACGGCCTCTCTTCGCATGGCCTGTACCAGGGAGCCTTCAAGCCAAGCAACGTCTCCCGCGAGATCGAAGGCCTCTACCTCGCGGGCGGTGCAGCACATCCCGGCCCCGGCATGCCCATGGTGATGATGTCGGGCTGGATCGCCGCTGACGCCTTGGACCGCAGACACGCCTAA
- a CDS encoding RNA polymerase sigma factor produces MSPIQEDARSEIDLAALVQTYSTLLFRVAHSILRNPAEAEDVVQDVFVRVLQHCRSLPAVRDLRVWLVRIAWNLALDRTRRVRPEQWDELFIESLAGSNLPADQAMQETQRMQAVLRELERLPKAERHALLLSAIDELGTAEIAEVMGRSESAVRALLFRARTRLKDRLEKGERK; encoded by the coding sequence TTGTCACCCATACAGGAGGATGCGCGGTCGGAGATCGATCTCGCGGCCCTGGTACAGACATACTCCACGCTTCTCTTTCGCGTCGCGCACTCCATCCTGCGCAATCCAGCGGAAGCCGAAGACGTGGTGCAGGATGTCTTTGTCCGCGTCCTCCAGCATTGTCGCTCGCTTCCGGCTGTGCGAGACCTCCGCGTTTGGCTCGTGCGCATCGCCTGGAATCTTGCGCTCGACCGCACGCGGCGTGTGCGTCCGGAACAGTGGGACGAACTCTTCATCGAAAGCCTCGCTGGCAGCAATCTACCTGCCGATCAGGCCATGCAGGAAACGCAGCGCATGCAGGCCGTGCTGCGCGAGTTGGAGCGATTGCCCAAGGCAGAGCGCCACGCGCTCCTTTTATCTGCCATCGACGAACTTGGAACGGCAGAGATCGCGGAAGTCATGGGAAGAAGCGAATCCGCTGTGCGCGCCCTGCTCTTCCGCGCACGCACACGTTTGAAGGATCGACTTGAGAAAGGAGAAAGGAAATGA
- a CDS encoding acyltransferase family protein, giving the protein MTKPNERLPFLDNAKLGMMFLVVYGHILEPSALAGSCRVASTVYFLIYCFHVPVWVFLAGITSKAKPSPRSLLGILCVLIVSQAVYFCFVGEMRRNFLRFLVTPWWALWFLLSLVLWKLMLPVFLRVRWALPVSVALALLAGCESHIGRAFSLSRTLAWFPLFFAGHLYGRGVLRVAARTPRFVKVSAVTTFAAAGIGLWFFPPPLQAIYEAQSYVVLGFSSVTAGIGFRALHLFVACALGFLALCLIPVGQNRFTKYGQRTLTMLVVHPLVLKILEARLLSHMGCSALMVVLCAVLAALVTWFSGAAVFHRAVTWIYRASSRTTSTS; this is encoded by the coding sequence ATGACGAAGCCAAACGAACGCCTTCCCTTTCTCGATAATGCCAAACTCGGCATGATGTTCCTGGTGGTCTACGGGCACATCCTGGAACCGTCCGCACTGGCAGGCTCCTGTCGTGTGGCGTCCACGGTCTACTTCCTGATCTATTGTTTTCATGTCCCGGTATGGGTCTTTCTGGCAGGAATCACCAGCAAGGCAAAGCCTTCCCCGAGATCACTGCTGGGAATCCTTTGCGTCCTGATCGTGTCGCAGGCAGTGTATTTCTGCTTCGTTGGAGAGATGCGGCGAAACTTCCTGCGCTTCCTGGTCACGCCGTGGTGGGCTCTGTGGTTTCTTTTGAGCCTTGTTCTGTGGAAGCTGATGCTCCCGGTTTTTCTCCGGGTTCGGTGGGCGCTTCCGGTCTCTGTGGCTCTTGCCCTGCTGGCGGGATGTGAGAGTCACATCGGACGTGCGTTCAGCCTTTCGCGCACGCTGGCCTGGTTTCCTCTCTTTTTTGCGGGGCATCTCTACGGAAGAGGCGTCCTGCGGGTTGCGGCGCGTACTCCGCGTTTCGTCAAAGTCAGTGCTGTGACGACCTTTGCGGCTGCGGGAATAGGGTTGTGGTTTTTCCCGCCGCCTTTGCAGGCGATATACGAGGCACAGAGTTATGTAGTCCTTGGATTCTCCTCGGTAACGGCGGGGATAGGGTTTAGGGCGCTCCATCTATTCGTCGCCTGCGCATTGGGGTTCCTGGCGTTGTGCCTGATACCCGTGGGACAGAATCGCTTCACGAAGTATGGCCAGAGGACGCTGACGATGCTGGTCGTGCATCCGTTGGTGCTGAAGATCCTGGAGGCGCGCCTACTTTCGCACATGGGTTGCTCTGCGTTGATGGTGGTCCTGTGCGCAGTTCTGGCTGCGCTGGTCACATGGTTCTCTGGTGCGGCGGTCTTTCACCGTGCGGTGACGTGGATCTATCGCGCGAGTTCCAGGACGACTTCGACCTCCTGA
- a CDS encoding SGNH/GDSL hydrolase family protein produces MPPLLRPLGFLWLALVFSGCGSSGSPISTDVSVAPVVTPANPTTPTNPTASPMQYHAFGDSITSGLTLSAPQSQAYPFLVSTAKNLVLTNLGVRGDMTCDLFRDAIYPYAEEPTSTEVRISSLMIGTNDVDIRGSGSYLRTFNICHRALIAWLGTPRENKLKAGDSGIDVSGGCNNAPDATVFGGLLCTSAGTITAAHLSTSGNPIYVWYQIDDYAGTNARFELLIDGVSQGYFATAPDVPMFTQHRGTTAVALARIAAAAGDHHIEIKTPLGGIAIQGIGSNPSRTLASPQILLVGDIPNQLASSPISSASGQLLYSTEIKANIKLFASDGMDVRFVPDRSYMFGTSAEMNDPLHPNILGQQHLASAFLAALQ; encoded by the coding sequence ATGCCCCCTCTTCTTCGCCCGCTGGGATTTCTCTGGCTGGCCCTCGTCTTTTCAGGTTGTGGATCGTCCGGTAGCCCCATCTCCACGGACGTCTCCGTCGCGCCCGTAGTCACTCCTGCAAACCCGACCACTCCAACGAATCCCACCGCGTCCCCCATGCAGTACCACGCCTTCGGCGATTCCATCACGTCAGGTTTGACACTGAGTGCACCGCAAAGCCAGGCTTATCCCTTCCTGGTAAGTACGGCTAAAAACCTGGTTCTGACAAACCTGGGCGTCAGAGGAGATATGACGTGCGACCTGTTTCGCGACGCGATCTATCCGTATGCTGAAGAGCCTACGTCCACCGAAGTCCGTATCTCTTCCCTGATGATTGGGACCAACGACGTCGACATCAGGGGAAGCGGCTCCTATCTCAGGACCTTCAACATCTGCCATCGCGCGCTCATCGCATGGCTGGGCACTCCGCGCGAGAACAAGCTAAAAGCAGGAGACTCGGGAATCGACGTCTCCGGCGGATGCAACAACGCTCCGGACGCGACCGTCTTTGGCGGCCTCCTTTGCACCTCCGCAGGAACCATCACGGCCGCGCACCTTTCCACCTCCGGCAATCCCATCTACGTCTGGTACCAGATCGACGATTATGCGGGCACGAATGCGCGCTTCGAACTACTGATCGATGGTGTCTCGCAGGGATACTTCGCTACAGCCCCGGATGTTCCCATGTTCACCCAGCATCGAGGTACAACAGCGGTTGCACTCGCCCGCATTGCGGCAGCAGCGGGAGATCACCACATCGAGATAAAGACTCCGCTTGGTGGCATTGCCATCCAGGGAATCGGCTCGAATCCGTCGCGCACTCTGGCCTCGCCGCAGATCCTTCTTGTCGGAGATATTCCGAACCAACTCGCAAGTTCCCCTATAAGCTCAGCCTCAGGGCAGCTTCTCTACAGCACCGAAATTAAAGCAAACATAAAGCTCTTTGCGAGCGATGGAATGGACGTCCGATTTGTACCCGACCGAAGTTATATGTTCGGCACGTCCGCTGAGATGAACGATCCGCTGCACCCTAACATTCTGGGCCAGCAACATCTGGCTTCCGCGTTTCTCGCCGCGCTGCAATAG